A portion of the Apis mellifera strain DH4 linkage group LG6, Amel_HAv3.1, whole genome shotgun sequence genome contains these proteins:
- the LOC100576253 gene encoding DNA ligase 1 isoform X1 — protein MNVIAAILLVTSVPWVIAYPWPGINEKSEEVKMVEQREPSGLFESVTAWGNKIFPFQFLNGDEKVEDSKRLDAQKEYNGERIATFPLEKIFGKDNIFASMISNVIGTVGKAIEGIASNVQKGIGLPFFPNREMPTVDADKSDSGHSKRYGSREEASVKEGGRRVGYRESTEGAKEVDGEKRAIHSAAPPPPLDDGDDAKTGGGERKRWDGAAVSTELGGGSGDAKSWSHSSQGIEKNSLTRPKEGSSRGSTNVDDRSSGKGGGEVKEEVKEEAKKVESDAKGKRDEVEREGKGGEDKVGEEKEKEIEVKETKEKKEEKKEIKEEEEKEKDGLEKKKD, from the exons ATGAACGTTATAGCCGCGATACTGCTGGTGACATCGGTGCCGTGGGTGATTGCCTATCCCTGGCCAGGGATCAACGAGAAATCG GAAGAAGTAAAAATGGTGGAGCAGAGGGAACCGTCAGGATTGTTCGAAAGCGTAACGGCGTGgggcaataaaatttttccatttcaatttttgaacggGGACGAAAAAGTGGAAGATTCGAAGAGGCTCGATGCACAGAAGGAATATAACG gcgagCGTATTGCGACGTTCCCgttggagaaaatttttggcAAGGATAACATATTCGCCTCGATGATCTCGAACGTTATCGGCACAGTTGGAAAAGCGATAGAAGGTATCGCGAGCAACGTTCAAAAAG gGATAGGATTACCTTTTTTCCCAAACAGAGAAATGCCAACAG TAGACGCGGACAAAAGTGATTCTGGCCACTCGAAGCGATACGGATCAAGGGAGGAGGCGAGCGTGAAAGAAGGAGGTCGGAGGGTCGGTTATCGGGAATCAACAGAAGGCGCGAAAGAAGTTGATGGCGAGAAACGCGCTATTCACTCGGCCGCTCCTCCGCCGCCTTTGGATGATGGGGATGATGCAAAAACAGGTGGCGGCGAGAGAAAACGGTGGGACGGGGCTGCGGTATCAACGGAACTCGGGGGGGGATCGGGTGACGCAAAAAGCTGGAGTCATTCCTCCCAAGGAATTGAGAAAAACTCGTTAACCAGGCCGAAAGAAGGGAGTTCTCGGGGATCGACAAATGTTGACGATCGTTCCtcggggaagggaggaggtgAGGTTAAAGAGGAGGTTAAAGAGGAGGCGAAGAAAGTTGAAAGTGATGCAAAAGGGAAGAGAGATGAGGttgaaagggaaggaaaagggGGGGAGGATAAAGTCGGTgaggaaaaggagaaggagatcGAAGTGAAGGAaacgaaggagaagaaggaagaaaagaaggagattaaagaagaggaggagaaggaaaaagatggattagagaaaaagaaggattaG
- the LOC100576253 gene encoding DNA ligase 1 isoform X2, which produces MNVIAAILLVTSVPWVIAYPWPGINEKSEEVKMVEQREPSGLFESVTAWGNKIFPFQFLNGDEKVEDSKRLDAQKEYNGERIATFPLEKIFGKDNIFASMISNVIGTVGKAIEGIASNVQKGIGLPFFPNREMPTDADKSDSGHSKRYGSREEASVKEGGRRVGYRESTEGAKEVDGEKRAIHSAAPPPPLDDGDDAKTGGGERKRWDGAAVSTELGGGSGDAKSWSHSSQGIEKNSLTRPKEGSSRGSTNVDDRSSGKGGGEVKEEVKEEAKKVESDAKGKRDEVEREGKGGEDKVGEEKEKEIEVKETKEKKEEKKEIKEEEEKEKDGLEKKKD; this is translated from the exons ATGAACGTTATAGCCGCGATACTGCTGGTGACATCGGTGCCGTGGGTGATTGCCTATCCCTGGCCAGGGATCAACGAGAAATCG GAAGAAGTAAAAATGGTGGAGCAGAGGGAACCGTCAGGATTGTTCGAAAGCGTAACGGCGTGgggcaataaaatttttccatttcaatttttgaacggGGACGAAAAAGTGGAAGATTCGAAGAGGCTCGATGCACAGAAGGAATATAACG gcgagCGTATTGCGACGTTCCCgttggagaaaatttttggcAAGGATAACATATTCGCCTCGATGATCTCGAACGTTATCGGCACAGTTGGAAAAGCGATAGAAGGTATCGCGAGCAACGTTCAAAAAG gGATAGGATTACCTTTTTTCCCAAACAGAGAAATGCCAACAG ACGCGGACAAAAGTGATTCTGGCCACTCGAAGCGATACGGATCAAGGGAGGAGGCGAGCGTGAAAGAAGGAGGTCGGAGGGTCGGTTATCGGGAATCAACAGAAGGCGCGAAAGAAGTTGATGGCGAGAAACGCGCTATTCACTCGGCCGCTCCTCCGCCGCCTTTGGATGATGGGGATGATGCAAAAACAGGTGGCGGCGAGAGAAAACGGTGGGACGGGGCTGCGGTATCAACGGAACTCGGGGGGGGATCGGGTGACGCAAAAAGCTGGAGTCATTCCTCCCAAGGAATTGAGAAAAACTCGTTAACCAGGCCGAAAGAAGGGAGTTCTCGGGGATCGACAAATGTTGACGATCGTTCCtcggggaagggaggaggtgAGGTTAAAGAGGAGGTTAAAGAGGAGGCGAAGAAAGTTGAAAGTGATGCAAAAGGGAAGAGAGATGAGGttgaaagggaaggaaaagggGGGGAGGATAAAGTCGGTgaggaaaaggagaaggagatcGAAGTGAAGGAaacgaaggagaagaaggaagaaaagaaggagattaaagaagaggaggagaaggaaaaagatggattagagaaaaagaaggattaG